The DNA region gaaaaaacacatttacaaagccacacacctgcacaccacctgcctactcccccccaccctctccatctaccattcacacacacacacacacacacacacacacacacacacacacacactcttatgaaatgtgagagagacagaaaaatagaaagcACAACAGACCACAACTTCATGACATACTTCCTTGCTCATAAACAAAAGCACCTATACTTCCCAAACACACATAATCCTCATGAACAATGcacccaacacaaacaaaacaaactttttttctttcttttcctttccagtTTTCAACTTTTtatttgtatcatgattattctCTGACAACACTGTACCTTAAACTTTCAACCAATCATTATTATTCTCTGACAACACTGTGCCTTAAACTTTCAAccaatcattattattttctgacAACACTGTGCCTTAAACTTTCAACCAATCATTATTATTCTCTGACAACACTGTGCCTTAAACTTTCAACCAATCATTATTATTCTCTGACAACACTGTGCCTTAAACTTTCAACCAATCATTATTATTCTCTGACAACACTGTGCCTTAAACTTTCAACCAATCATTATTATTCTCTGACAACACTGTGCCTTAAACTTTCAACCAATCAAAAAAATCTATACAACTGTCCTGTGTAAGGCTGGCAGAAGATGGCACCATTGTTCTCCGCACAGTGAAAGGCACACCCCGTTTCCTGACTCCCTACTACCCAAAGGTGTTTCCGTTGAATCCCACGTCACTGCGGTTTATGTCAGTGATCTTGATATAAAATCTGAAACATACAGAAATGATATCATATCCTCTCTCACCCCAGAAAgggtatggctgcttacatggcagggtaaaaacggtcatacacgtaaatgcccactcgtgtacatccgagcgtacgtcggagttgcagcccacgaaggagaagaagatcctctctttttttttttcttttcaaaattcaTGCAACaaaagaagagataaagaaagagctTGACAGAGACTGGgatattttttctttattaatttcttcttttttcagtgtcctgGAATAACTCAGGTTCTGCACTCTGaacttatgtgcgtgtgtgttttaaaagtgcatgcttgtgtgtgtgtgtgtgtgtgtgtgtgtgtgtgtgtgtgtgtgtgtgtatgtgggtgggtgtgtgcatgtgtgttcatgcatgtgaatgtgtgtgtggtaaattacAACTGCTGATATCTAATCATTAGGACTGTCTCAAACCTTCAACATTATGCTTGGACAGTGTTCACTCTGTGACAGAGAGCCATCAATGGCTAAACTGCACACAGATTTATGTCAGCTTCATCACCCAACTATCTTGTGTAGCTATCTCTACAGTCCAGCCGGCCACACAGGGCCGTGTCAGAACCGGAAAACTAAATTTTCAACCTGCTGaagctgaacaaaaaaaaaagggaaaaaaaaaaaaaaagggaaatgaaaagCAGACACAAGTGCAGTCATATTCATCAATTTTATGCACATAAACCATTCTGTCAGTTTTTCAACAGAggattaaaaaagacaacaacaacaaatcctgaacatcaacataattatatataacacaaaaaattatatatgtattttttcattttttgttctggttggtttattttttgtgtgtgtggttgttgttgttgtttttttaatgtattatttTTTGTGTCATATATGGTCATGTTTATGTTctggttagttgtttttttgtttgtttttttgtttaatcctCTGTTGAAAAACTGACAgaggcgtgtttttttgtttttgtttttttgtttgtttgggtttttttgtttgtttttttgttttatttttttaatgataacaggcatacaaaactaaAACTTGCCAACAGGCACATGACATATCCTAGGTGCAAAAATAATTACAACATAGTAAGAATGCTCAACTATCAAGTCTGGAAAAAGACCAAACCAGTattcaaccacccccaccccccatccaacccctCTTCATTGACCCCGCCCCCCATTCAACCCCCCTTCCttgaccccaccccccatccaaccccccttcCTTGACCCcgccccctacaaccccccttccttgaccccaccccccatccaaccccccttcCTTGACCCcgccccctacaacccccctTCCTTGACCCaaccccccatccaaccccccttcCTTGACCCCGCCCCCTACAACACCCCTTCCTTGACCCAACCCCCCTTCCttgaccccgcccccttccttgaccccaccccctacaaccccccttCCTTGACCCcgccccctacaaccccccttccttgaccccaccccccatccaactCCCCTTCCTTGACCCcgccccctacaaccccccttccttgaccccaccccccatccaactCCCCTTCCTTGACCCcgccccctacaacccccctTCCTTGACCCCACCCCCTATCCAACTCCCCTTCCTTGACCCcgccccccatccaaccccccttcCTTGACCCCGCCCCCTACAACTCCCCTTCCttgaccccaccccccatccaactCACCTTCCTTGACCCCGCCCCCTACAACCccccgttctttaccccgccccccttccttgaccccgccccctacaaccccctttccttgaccccaccccccatccaaccccccttcTTGACCCCGCCCCCTACAACCCCCTTTCCTTGACCCCAGccccatccaaccccccttcCTGGACCCcgccccctacaaccccccccttcttgaccccgcccccttccttgaccccgcccccccatccaaccccccttccttgaccccgccccccatccaaccccccttcTCTGGCAGCACCCAACACTTACCTGTCTTTCTGAATGTTCAGCTGCTTTACCACTTCGTCACTGATTTCCGCCACAAGCTTTTTGTTCTTCTCGCCGCCCACGGACCCAATGCTCTGCAGCTCTATGAAACCGCACGGTGCGTCTGTGCCTCCAAAAGTCATCATCTGGCCGGGGTTCACGCGGACGCACATATACTGAAACACAATAtcaatgtggggagggggggggggataacaacaATCACTGCAGCAACAAGCGAATAACAATGACAGtagcaacaaaacacaatatctAATATCAAGTggggaaaaataacaacaatcacTGCAGCAACAAGCGAACAACAATGACAGtagcaacaaaacacaatatctAATATCAAGTggggaaaaataacaacaatcactgcagcaacaagtaaacaacaatgacagtagcaacaaaacacaatatctAATATCAAGTGGGGGAAAATAACAACAatcactgcagcaacaacaatgacagtggcAGAATGTTGTGCTAAAttgtggttttttggttgtttttttttgggtttttttacaaaACCAGTAAATACAGATGTACAGTCATTACTAAACAGATAATTTTGTTCATATATGTAAGTGAAACACGGTGGGGTGAAGCTGTTGAGAGCAATGTCACAGGCATGGTTGCCAAACTGGCTTATTCTGGTTAAAAGGTTAGAGGTTCTACAGCCTTTTAATCCATGGccatctgggcagtgaattcatatatttgtatttgtatttctttttatcaccacagatttctctgtgtgaaattcgggctgctctccccagggagagcgcatcgctacactacagcacctcactccccccccccctccccccgcccccccacccctcccgcgtgcagttttttttaatttgtttttcagattgaagtggatttttctacagaattttgccaggaacaacccttctgttgccatggattcttttacatgcgctaagtgcatgctgctcacgggacctcagtttatcgtctcatccaaatgactagcgtccagaccaccactcaaggtctagtggagggggagaaaataccagcatgctcagattctctcgcttactaggtggacgctttacctctaggccatcactccacatatatatccactgtgtctagggaccAACATTGCAAAgcaggcccagtcctctcctgccactgttttaaccttcacCAACAGAAACAAATGTTCTGTGAAAGCATACACTCCTCTGTGCCTGAGAGGTCTGCTCTCTTAATGTTGACCTTAAAACAGACGACAAAAGAGTCATACTTCCTCTCATCATGGGAAGTAAATCCCCATAATGATTTGTGGACATTAAAACACCTTCTGCATGAAGAATGGGATAAATATTAAGAGGCTGTACAGTACAAGCTCACATTTCAATGTCAGTGCTAAGTGGTACCAAAATATCTAGCCAACTATTGTGGGGGATATGTTCAGTGGGAATCACAAACTGATCTCAAACGATATAAAACAATGAAACTTAACTGATCTCAAGCAATATAAATCAATGACACTTTATTGTATTCAGTGGGAATCACAAACTGATttcaaacaatataaaacaatgacACTTTATTCTACTCAGTGAGAACCACAAACAAACTGATTTCAAACGATATAAAACACTGACAATTTATTCTATTCAGTGGAAACCACAAACTGAtctcaaacaatataaaacactGACACTTTATTCTATTCAGTGAGAACCACAAACAAACTGATTTCAAACGATATAAAACACTGACAATTTATTCTATTCAGTGGAAACCACAAACTGATCTCAAACGATATAAAACAATGACACTTTATTCTATTCAGTGAGAACCACAAACTGATCTCAAACGATATAAAACAATGACACTTTATTCTATTCAGTGAGAACCACAAACTGATCTCAAACGATATAAAACACTGACACTTTATTCTATTCAGTGAGAACCACAAACTGATCTCAAACGATATAAAACACTGACACTTTATTCTATTCAGTGAGAACCACAAACAAACTGATCTCAAACGATATAAAACAATGACACTTTATTCTATTCAGTGAGAACCACAAACAAACTGATCTCAAACGATATAAAACAATGACACTTTATTCTATTCAGTGAGAACCACAAACTGATCTCAAACGATATAAAACAATGACACTTTATTCTATTCAGTGAGAACCACAAACAAACTGATCTCAAACGATATAAAACAATGACACGTTATTCTGTTCAGTGAGAACCACAAACAAACTGATCTCAAACGATATAAAACAATGACACTTTATTCTATTCAGTGAGAACCACAAACAAACTGATCTCAAACGATATAAAACAATGACACGTTATTCCTCCTCCTCAGGTTCACTGACCATACAGATCACGATCAAATTTAATCAAACATTTCACAAGTAACAAAAAAGGGATTCATTTAtacaacactaacacacaaaatATGTGGTTCTCATGGCACTTTACtgagatgggcgcaatagccgagtgcttaaagcactggactttcaatctaagggtccccggttcgaatctcagtgacactgacagcgtctggtgggtaaaaaaTGGAgaattttctgatctcccaggtcaacaaatgtgcagacccgctagtgcctgaaccccctttgtgtgtatacccacacagaagatcaaatacacatgttaaaagatcctgtaatctatgtgtatacccacacagaagatcaaatacacacgttaaaagatcctgtaatctatgtgtatacccacacagaagatcaaatacacatgttaaaagatcctgtaatctatgtgtatacccacacagaagatcaaatacacatgttaaaagatcctgtaatctatgtgtatacccacacagaagatcaaatacacatgttaaaagatcctgtaatctttgtcagcgtttggtgggttctgAAAACAAGAGTGTAAGATGATGTCACATTGCAGACGACACGAGTCGTCCTTTCGCTTTCGAGTCTCGCATGCGAGATCGCGTTTCGAGAGTTAGTTCAACGGTCTGCTGGTTGTGTTTTGTTACAAGCTGTGTTAATTATAGTTAAAAGAAAACTTCATTGCCAGTGTTCTAGTGTTGTTTGTCCGACTCAAAATACTCGGCACACGTCACATGGTGGCAGCGGTCAACGGAATTAGTCAGAAGTTAAAAGATAAGTGCAAGAAATTATGTCTTTCAAGCCTCCGACTGACTTTGATTTTAGCAAACCAGAGCAATGGCCCACATGGCGTCAAAGGTTCTTACGATACAGAACAGCAACCAAGTTGATGAGAGAAACATTTGATGTGCAGACCAGTTCATTAATTTATAGCATGGGTGCAGATGCAGAAAAGATTTACAGTACTTTTACTGTTCATTCTGGACATTGTGACGGACAAGATCCACCACCAAATGAAGCAGACACGACGTTCGATGACGTCATTCGTATGTTTGCCGAACATTTCAACCCGAAAGTGAATGTTATTCATGAGCGAGCTATTTTTCACCAACGTTGTCAGCGTTCTGATGACAATGTTGAAACATACATACGAGTACTGTATGACCTTGCTGAACATGCAGAGTTTCCAGATAAAGAGTCAGCTATACGTGATAGACTGGTTGTTGGCTTGATAGGCAGACAACTCTCAGAAAAACTACAGTTGCAACCAGACCTAACTTTGAAGTGTGCAACAAAAATTTCCCGTCAACATGAACAAGTCAAGGCGCAGATGTTAGAACAACGTGCTTCAGCAGTAGATGCAGTCCGGAACAACTCCAGAGGTGGTCATTCAGGTGGTTACCAGGGCAATCCCCATGGCAACGCTGGTGGTCATCGACATGCTGGTCGTGGTTCTTTTCACAATGAACATTGTGGCAGATATCGTGGTGCTCGTGGTGGTCAACACTCGACTCAAcgtggacgtggtggaggtggaCATCATCCcaagtgtgacaggtgtggtagAGACTCTCACATAAAAGACTTGGACTGCCCTGCACGGGGAAAGACATGCCGCAGCTGTGGTAAGCCAAACCATTTCTCAATTTGTTGCCGCAGCCGCAACCACAATGTTGCCTCTGTTGAAGATACTGCTACATACTTTCTTGGCTCTGTTGATTCAAATGAACCTCCATGGCACACACAATTGAACATTTGTGGAAAAAACTGTCAGTTTAAAATTGATACAGGAGCAGATGTTTCTGTCACGTCCTTGGTCCAGTACAACAAGCTTTACCCCAGACCCTCTCTCAATCCCAGTAAAGCAACACTGAAATCACCGGATGGTATAATGAAAGGCCATGGTCAGTTTATGACATCAGTGATGCATGGTGATATTGCGAACTTTGATTTGTGCATATTTGTTGTGGATGCAGATACTGACAATCTTCTTAGTCGCAGTGCAGCTTGTGGTCTTGGACTTGTCAAGAGAACGGAAAAGTTAGACAACGTCAGATCATCAGTTTTCGGAGACCTTGATGACCAACCAGTCAAGTGCAAACCAGTGAAAATACAGTTGAAAGAAAATGCAGAGCCCTACAGTTTAGGCACAGCACGCAGAGTTCCTATACCTCTCATTGAGTAGGTGAAGGCAGAACTGGGACGGATGAAGAAAAATGGCATCATTGAAGAAATCACAGAAGCTACTGATTGATGTGCACCCATGGTACCAGTCTTGAAGAAGAATGGCAACGTAAGAATCTGTACTGATTTCAAACGTTTAAATGAAGCCGTCAAACGTGAGAGATACATGCTTCCAACCCTGGATGATGTTCTACACAAACCGAACAAAGCTAAAATCTTTAGCAAACTTGATGCAACGTCGGGTTTCTGGCAGCTACCACTGGATGAAAAGACTGCAGTGCTGACCACGTTCATCACATTACGACCCTGTGGTCGATACTACTACAAGAGACTGCCATTCGGAATCTCATCGGCCCCAGAAATCTTTCAGAGAACTATGGAGG from Babylonia areolata isolate BAREFJ2019XMU chromosome 12, ASM4173473v1, whole genome shotgun sequence includes:
- the LOC143288218 gene encoding macrophage migration inhibitory factor homolog, which produces MPVFVLNTNLPASDIPAGFLKAMSVLVAKLLGKPESYMCVRVNPGQMMTFGGTDAPCGFIELQSIGSVGGEKNKKLVAEISDEVVKQLNIQKDRFYIKITDINRSDVGFNGNTFG